A stretch of Flexivirga aerilata DNA encodes these proteins:
- a CDS encoding vitamin B12-dependent ribonucleotide reductase yields MTDTADASPQSRRATSAGKGLTVERIFTTPGVHPYDEVTWERRDVVQQNWKTGETIFEQRGVEFPADWSLNASTIVTTKYFRGALGTEARETSLKQLIDRVVLTYVKAGKEHGYFATDDDAEIFEHELTWSLLHQVFSFNSPVWFNVGTKSPQQVSACFILSVDDSMDSILNWYKEEGFIFKGGSGAGLNLSRIRSSKELLSSGGTASGPVSFMRGADASAGTIKSGGATRRAAKMVVLDVDHPDIEEFIETKAREEDKIRALRDAGFDMDLGGKDITSVQYQNANNSVRVSDEFMRAVEDGTSFGLRARHTGEVIEEVDARTLFDKINKAAWECADPGIQYDDTINAWHTNPETGRITASNPCSEYMSLDNSSCNLASLNLLKFLREDDTFDAATFQKVAELVITAMDISICFADFPTEAIGDTTRDYRQLGIGYANLGALLMATGHGYDSEGGRSLAAAITSLLTGAAYKRSAELAGIVGPYAGYARNAEAHQRVMRKHQAANDAVRTLDAMDSEVHRYATKAWADVVETGARNGYRNAQASVLAPTGTIGFMMDCDTTGIEPDFSLVKFKKLVGGGSMQIVNQTIPRALAKLGYQDEQIEAIVEHIAEKGHVIDAPGLKPEHYEVFDCAMGERAIAPMGHVRMMAAVQPFLSGAISKTVNLPESASVDDIAEVHLEGWKLGLKALAVYRDNCKVGQPLSDGKKSEKPQDEAQEQPEKIVYRPVRRRLPKRRNSQTTSFAVAGAEGYLTAGTYEDGTLGELFLKLGKQGSTLAGMMDAFSIAVSVGLQYGVPLETYVEKFTNLRFDPAGMTDDPDVRMAQSIMDYVFRRLALDHLDFETRSFMGIHTAAERARQLETGSYAEESDDDEVADEIASYSQSVGATSKKSDDVEQVEDSAAPADAAEADLESGSGAADARAVSGEIHSSAELLEKFQGKAADAPICMTCGTKMRPAGSCYVCEGCGSTSGCS; encoded by the coding sequence ATGACCGACACGGCAGACGCCAGCCCGCAGTCCCGCCGCGCCACGAGCGCAGGGAAGGGGCTGACCGTCGAGCGCATCTTCACCACGCCTGGCGTGCACCCCTACGACGAGGTCACCTGGGAGCGGCGCGACGTCGTCCAGCAGAACTGGAAGACCGGCGAGACGATCTTCGAGCAGCGCGGCGTGGAGTTCCCCGCCGACTGGTCGCTCAACGCCTCGACCATCGTCACCACCAAGTACTTCCGCGGCGCGCTCGGCACCGAGGCGCGCGAGACGAGCCTGAAGCAGCTCATCGACCGGGTAGTGCTTACCTATGTCAAGGCCGGCAAGGAGCACGGCTACTTCGCCACCGACGACGACGCCGAGATCTTCGAGCACGAGCTGACCTGGTCGCTGCTGCACCAGGTGTTCAGCTTCAACTCGCCGGTGTGGTTCAACGTGGGCACCAAGTCGCCGCAGCAAGTTTCGGCCTGCTTCATCCTGTCGGTCGACGACTCGATGGACTCGATCCTCAACTGGTACAAGGAAGAGGGCTTCATCTTCAAGGGCGGTTCGGGCGCCGGCCTCAACCTCTCCCGCATCCGGTCCTCCAAGGAGTTGCTGTCCTCCGGTGGCACCGCCTCCGGCCCGGTCTCCTTCATGCGCGGCGCCGACGCGTCCGCGGGCACCATCAAGTCCGGTGGCGCCACCCGCCGCGCGGCCAAGATGGTCGTGCTCGACGTCGACCACCCCGACATCGAGGAGTTCATCGAGACCAAGGCGCGCGAGGAGGACAAGATCCGCGCGCTGCGCGACGCCGGTTTCGACATGGACCTCGGCGGCAAGGACATCACCTCGGTCCAGTACCAGAACGCCAACAACTCGGTGCGTGTCTCCGACGAGTTCATGCGCGCGGTCGAGGACGGCACCTCGTTCGGGCTGCGTGCCCGGCACACCGGTGAGGTGATCGAGGAGGTCGACGCCCGCACGCTGTTCGACAAGATCAACAAGGCCGCCTGGGAGTGCGCCGACCCCGGCATCCAGTACGACGACACGATCAACGCCTGGCACACCAACCCCGAGACCGGCCGCATCACCGCGTCCAACCCGTGCTCGGAGTACATGTCGCTGGACAACAGCTCGTGCAACCTGGCCAGCCTCAACCTGCTGAAGTTCCTGCGCGAGGACGACACCTTCGACGCCGCCACCTTCCAGAAGGTCGCCGAGCTGGTCATCACCGCGATGGACATCTCGATCTGCTTCGCCGACTTCCCGACCGAGGCGATCGGCGACACCACGCGCGACTACCGTCAGCTGGGCATCGGCTACGCCAACCTCGGCGCGCTGCTGATGGCCACCGGCCACGGCTACGACTCCGAGGGCGGCCGGTCGCTCGCGGCGGCGATCACCTCGCTGCTGACCGGCGCGGCATACAAGCGCTCGGCGGAGCTGGCCGGCATCGTCGGCCCCTACGCCGGATACGCCCGCAACGCCGAGGCGCACCAGCGGGTGATGCGCAAGCACCAGGCCGCCAACGACGCGGTCCGCACGCTGGACGCGATGGACTCCGAGGTGCACCGCTACGCGACCAAGGCCTGGGCCGACGTCGTGGAGACCGGTGCCCGCAACGGCTACCGCAACGCGCAGGCCTCGGTGCTCGCACCGACCGGCACCATCGGCTTCATGATGGACTGCGACACCACCGGCATCGAGCCCGACTTCTCGCTGGTGAAGTTCAAGAAGCTGGTCGGCGGCGGATCGATGCAGATCGTCAACCAGACGATCCCGCGGGCGCTGGCCAAGCTCGGCTACCAGGACGAGCAGATCGAGGCGATCGTCGAGCACATCGCCGAGAAGGGCCACGTCATCGACGCCCCCGGTCTCAAGCCGGAGCACTACGAGGTCTTCGACTGCGCGATGGGGGAGCGGGCGATCGCTCCGATGGGTCACGTGCGGATGATGGCGGCGGTGCAGCCGTTCCTCTCCGGCGCGATCTCCAAGACCGTCAACCTGCCCGAGAGCGCGAGCGTCGACGACATCGCCGAGGTGCACCTCGAGGGCTGGAAGCTCGGGCTGAAGGCGCTCGCGGTCTATCGCGACAACTGCAAGGTCGGCCAGCCGCTCTCCGACGGCAAGAAGTCGGAGAAGCCGCAGGACGAGGCGCAGGAGCAGCCGGAGAAGATCGTCTACCGGCCGGTCCGGCGGCGGCTGCCCAAGCGGCGCAACAGCCAGACCACGTCGTTCGCGGTGGCCGGTGCCGAGGGTTACCTGACCGCCGGCACCTACGAGGACGGCACCCTCGGTGAGCTCTTCCTCAAGCTCGGCAAGCAGGGCTCGACCCTCGCCGGGATGATGGACGCGTTCTCGATCGCGGTCTCGGTCGGCCTGCAGTACGGCGTGCCGCTGGAGACCTACGTCGAGAAGTTCACCAACCTGCGGTTCGACCCGGCCGGCATGACCGACGACCCGGACGTGCGGATGGCGCAGTCGATCATGGACTACGTCTTCCGTCGCCTGGCGCTGGATCACCTGGACTTCGAGACGCGGTCGTTCATGGGCATCCACACCGCCGCCGAGCGGGCCCGCCAGCTCGAAACCGGTTCGTATGCCGAGGAGTCCGACGACGACGAGGTGGCCGACGAGATCGCGTCCTACTCGCAGTCGGTCGGTGCGACCTCCAAGAAGAGTGACGACGTCGAGCAGGTGGAGGACTCCGCGGCGCCGGCCGATGCGGCCGAGGCCGACTTGGAGTCCGGCTCCGGTGCGGCCGACGCCCGCGCGGTGTCCGGCGAGATCCACTCGTCGGCCGAGCTGCTGGAGAAGTTCCAGGGCAAGGCCGCCGACGCGCCGATCTGCATGACCTGCGGCACCAAGATGCGTCCCGCCGGTTCCTGCTACGTCTGCGAGGGCTGCGGCTCGACCAGCGGCTGCAGCTGA
- a CDS encoding LacI family DNA-binding transcriptional regulator: MKDVAAAAGVSVATVSRALNNQATVDADLADRVRVAAAELGYRRNGVARSLRLQRTDVWALIISDIANPFFTAVARGLEDVAQEQGYSVVLCNSDEDPAKEARYLDVAVREQVSGVVLSPNEVSSDISHLQRLGVPVVAIDRPLREPVDSVLVRSAAGAEEATAHLLEQGWRRPACITGPESAGTAVQRLTGYRRAMAAHSSRPPKNLVRYADYRADRAGEAAADLLDGRYPPDAFFVANSEMALGVLEELRHRQLLPGRDVGLVAFDDAPWTPFTERPLTVVAQPAYEMGVLAGRLLLDRIGVPLDAQPPARTRRLRTELVVRGSSLRG, translated from the coding sequence ATCAAGGACGTCGCCGCAGCGGCGGGCGTGTCGGTGGCCACGGTCTCCCGCGCCCTCAACAACCAGGCAACCGTCGACGCCGACCTCGCCGACCGGGTGCGGGTCGCCGCGGCCGAGCTCGGCTACCGGCGCAACGGGGTGGCGCGCAGCCTGCGCCTGCAGCGCACCGACGTCTGGGCGCTGATCATCTCCGACATCGCCAACCCGTTCTTCACCGCCGTCGCCCGGGGCCTGGAGGATGTGGCGCAGGAGCAGGGCTACTCGGTGGTGCTCTGCAACTCCGACGAGGACCCCGCCAAGGAGGCGCGCTACCTCGACGTCGCCGTGCGCGAGCAGGTCAGCGGAGTCGTGCTGTCGCCCAACGAGGTGAGCAGCGACATCTCCCACCTGCAGCGGCTCGGCGTCCCGGTGGTCGCGATCGACCGCCCGTTGCGCGAGCCGGTGGACTCGGTGCTGGTGCGATCCGCCGCCGGCGCCGAAGAGGCGACCGCGCACCTGCTGGAGCAGGGTTGGCGCAGACCCGCCTGCATCACCGGTCCGGAGTCGGCCGGCACCGCGGTGCAGCGGCTCACCGGCTACCGCCGGGCGATGGCAGCGCACAGCAGCCGACCACCGAAAAACCTTGTGCGCTATGCCGATTACCGCGCAGACCGCGCGGGCGAGGCCGCCGCCGACCTGTTGGACGGTCGCTACCCGCCGGACGCATTCTTCGTGGCCAACTCCGAGATGGCGCTCGGGGTGCTGGAGGAGCTGCGCCACCGGCAGCTGCTTCCCGGCCGCGACGTCGGGCTGGTGGCCTTCGACGACGCGCCGTGGACGCCGTTCACCGAGCGGCCGCTGACGGTCGTGGCCCAACCGGCATACGAGATGGGCGTGCTCGCCGGGCGCCTGCTGCTCGACCGCATCGGGGTGCCGCTAGATGCGCAGCCACCCGCGCGCACCCGTCGCCTGCGCACCGAACTCGTCGTGCGGGGGAGCTCGCTGCGCGGGTGA
- a CDS encoding carbohydrate ABC transporter permease translates to MPVETTDVTRTVDAPPRTPPRPVRRRRPRAGHLARAVIAWAVALITVFPLVWLLLTAFKPEGESFSGGLPSRWTFDNLTFVLTEVPFPRYLLNSAIVSVVVTALALLFHSMAAYALSRLRFRGSGLVLSAMVSTMLVSLPVILVPLFLIAKALGLLDNFAGLIVPMIFNAFGIFLLRQYYLNFPTELEDAAQLDGCGYPRLFWHVVLPLSRPALASLSVLFFLANWNAFLWPLVITSNPDLAVVQVGMSSLQGQYASAYNYVLAGSLIAVIPTILVFLLGQRWLIESMKSSGLK, encoded by the coding sequence ATGCCCGTTGAGACCACCGACGTCACCAGGACCGTCGACGCCCCACCCCGCACGCCGCCCCGCCCGGTGCGCCGCCGGCGCCCCCGCGCGGGTCACCTGGCCCGTGCGGTGATCGCCTGGGCGGTCGCGCTGATCACCGTGTTCCCGCTGGTCTGGTTGCTGCTCACCGCATTCAAGCCCGAGGGTGAGTCGTTCTCGGGCGGGCTGCCGTCCCGCTGGACCTTCGACAACCTCACGTTCGTGCTCACCGAGGTGCCGTTCCCCCGCTACCTGCTCAACAGCGCGATCGTGTCGGTCGTCGTCACGGCTCTGGCGCTGCTCTTCCACTCGATGGCGGCATACGCCTTGTCCCGTCTACGTTTTCGCGGCAGCGGCCTGGTGCTGAGCGCGATGGTGTCGACCATGCTGGTCTCGCTGCCGGTCATCCTGGTGCCGTTGTTCCTGATCGCCAAGGCACTCGGGCTGCTCGACAACTTCGCGGGCCTGATCGTGCCGATGATCTTCAACGCGTTCGGCATCTTCCTGCTGCGGCAGTATTACCTGAACTTCCCCACCGAGCTCGAGGACGCGGCTCAGCTCGACGGCTGCGGCTATCCGCGGTTGTTCTGGCACGTCGTGCTGCCGCTCTCCCGGCCGGCGCTCGCCTCGCTCTCGGTGTTGTTCTTCCTCGCCAACTGGAACGCCTTCCTCTGGCCGCTGGTGATCACCTCCAACCCGGACCTCGCGGTGGTGCAGGTCGGCATGTCGAGTCTGCAGGGCCAGTACGCCTCGGCGTACAACTACGTGCTCGCCGGGTCGCTGATCGCAGTCATCCCGACGATCCTGGTGTTCCTGCTCGGGCAGCGCTGGCTGATCGAGTCGATGAAGAGCAGCGGGCTGAAGTAG
- a CDS encoding carbohydrate ABC transporter permease, whose translation MRRGAALSADRHKRETRAAWLFLAPDAVGLLVFVAIPMVFALALSLFDVDGFGNYRWVGLDNFHRMLSDPMLGRAIWVTVKYVVLFVPLSFAFGLGLALLVWNTFPGVGVVRTLLFLPNALSLVVIGLLWQFLLVDKQGVLTKMGRPFGLGDVSFLGDPKWALPTYVLISVWYSMGYQMLLFLAGLNDINGEHLDAARVDGAGGWQRFRHVIWPLLGPTSFFVLITSLVASVTGLQAFDLVFVLTKGGPDNQTSTVVFYIYQQAFSFGHFGYAAAITVILVLFLVIVTAALFKVTGGGRLHAR comes from the coding sequence ATGAGGCGCGGTGCAGCGCTGTCCGCCGACCGGCACAAGCGGGAAACGCGGGCAGCATGGCTCTTCCTTGCGCCGGACGCGGTCGGCCTGCTCGTCTTTGTCGCCATACCCATGGTTTTCGCCCTTGCACTCTCACTGTTCGATGTCGACGGCTTCGGCAACTACCGGTGGGTCGGCCTGGACAACTTCCACCGCATGCTGTCCGATCCGATGCTCGGCCGGGCAATCTGGGTGACGGTCAAATATGTCGTCCTCTTCGTGCCGCTGTCCTTCGCGTTCGGCCTCGGGCTGGCGCTGCTGGTGTGGAACACGTTCCCCGGCGTCGGCGTCGTGCGCACGCTGCTGTTCCTGCCGAATGCGTTGAGCCTGGTGGTGATCGGACTGCTCTGGCAGTTCCTGCTGGTGGACAAGCAGGGCGTGCTCACCAAGATGGGCAGGCCGTTCGGTCTCGGCGACGTCTCCTTCCTCGGCGACCCGAAGTGGGCGCTGCCGACCTACGTGCTGATCAGTGTCTGGTATTCGATGGGCTATCAGATGCTGCTCTTCCTCGCCGGGCTCAACGACATCAACGGCGAGCACCTCGACGCGGCGCGGGTCGACGGCGCCGGCGGCTGGCAGCGATTCCGGCACGTCATCTGGCCGCTACTCGGCCCGACCAGCTTCTTCGTGCTCATCACGTCGCTGGTGGCGTCGGTCACCGGCCTGCAAGCCTTCGATCTGGTCTTCGTGCTGACCAAGGGCGGCCCGGACAACCAGACGTCGACCGTTGTGTTCTACATCTACCAACAGGCCTTCAGCTTCGGGCATTTCGGGTATGCCGCCGCGATCACGGTGATCCTCGTGCTCTTCCTGGTGATCGTCACCGCAGCGCTGTTCAAGGTCACCGGAGGAGGACGACTCCATGCCCGTTGA
- a CDS encoding ABC transporter substrate-binding protein, translating to MTKIAVAQRPRSNLVSRRGLLGMGIGAGAAALLTACGSDNPHELSFWNFYGPSPTPSSTSDWFRSVTDEWNRNNDVKVRPRFIAGSAYMNGNTLQTAFSAGSGPDIFLLSPGDFLRYQNGGALLDLTPYLPAGAREDYVKGALDTRTVDDRVYALPMEIEPLVIYYDKRAFEQAHLAESDLPRTWDQFLDVGAKLTSRNRFGALFETLPGYYQNFVWYPFLWQGGGGAVADGKSIFDSEPARNALGFWRETQRRGISPKAALGGGSGDTPSNLVAGYCAMQQSGIWAVADLKTQAPKFDYGIFPLPIPEGGKQVTDGGGWAFAVNARGKNPEAAARFVAWALASTDAAGVDRARRWNTVAKTNLPPRESVRKAAEAHGDFTSGVLKTFATSIAPTLRSEPRYPPEVYKAISDAIQSTQLSGNAPGGAARQASDVIDNFLLTYRGGSIL from the coding sequence ATGACGAAAATCGCTGTGGCACAGCGCCCACGCAGCAACCTGGTGTCCCGTCGCGGCCTGCTCGGCATGGGTATCGGGGCCGGGGCTGCGGCGCTCCTCACGGCCTGCGGATCCGACAACCCGCACGAGTTGTCCTTCTGGAACTTCTACGGCCCGAGCCCGACGCCGTCGTCCACCAGCGACTGGTTCCGGTCGGTCACCGACGAGTGGAACCGCAACAACGACGTGAAGGTGCGTCCCCGGTTCATCGCCGGCTCGGCATATATGAACGGCAACACCCTGCAGACCGCCTTCTCCGCGGGGTCGGGCCCGGACATCTTCCTGCTCAGCCCGGGTGACTTCCTGCGCTATCAGAACGGCGGGGCACTGCTCGACCTCACGCCCTACCTGCCGGCGGGCGCCCGGGAGGACTACGTGAAGGGCGCGCTGGACACCAGGACCGTCGATGACAGGGTCTACGCGCTCCCGATGGAGATCGAGCCGCTGGTCATCTACTACGACAAGCGGGCCTTCGAGCAGGCGCACCTGGCGGAGTCGGACCTGCCGCGCACCTGGGACCAGTTTCTCGACGTCGGCGCGAAACTCACCAGCCGCAACCGATTCGGCGCCCTCTTCGAGACCCTGCCCGGCTACTACCAGAACTTCGTCTGGTATCCGTTCCTGTGGCAGGGCGGGGGTGGCGCGGTCGCGGACGGCAAGAGCATCTTCGACTCCGAGCCCGCGCGCAACGCGCTCGGCTTCTGGCGGGAGACCCAGCGCCGCGGCATCTCGCCCAAGGCGGCCCTCGGCGGCGGCTCGGGTGACACCCCGTCCAACCTCGTCGCCGGTTACTGCGCCATGCAGCAGTCGGGCATCTGGGCCGTTGCCGACCTCAAGACCCAGGCCCCCAAGTTCGACTACGGGATCTTCCCGCTGCCGATCCCCGAGGGTGGCAAGCAGGTCACCGACGGTGGTGGCTGGGCCTTCGCGGTGAATGCACGCGGCAAGAACCCGGAGGCCGCAGCGCGTTTCGTCGCCTGGGCGCTCGCCTCCACCGACGCCGCGGGCGTCGACCGGGCGCGCCGCTGGAACACCGTCGCCAAGACCAACCTGCCGCCGCGCGAGAGCGTGCGCAAGGCCGCCGAAGCACATGGCGACTTCACCTCCGGGGTCTTGAAGACCTTCGCGACCTCCATCGCGCCGACCCTGCGATCGGAGCCCCGCTATCCGCCCGAGGTCTACAAGGCCATCTCGGACGCGATCCAGAGCACCCAGCTCAGCGGCAACGCGCCGGGCGGCGCGGCACGCCAGGCGTCCGACGTCATCGACAACTTCCTACTCACCTACCGAGGCGGGTCGATCCTGTGA
- a CDS encoding glycoside hydrolase family 172 protein, producing the protein MTFDLARLRDARTRSISPENFDGRKGGGARATEGTGADCARELGIGWKISPSVDIEPGATFVLAEIDGPGVIEHLWATTHRDNWRTLVLRAYWDGAAEPAIEVPFGDFFANGWGQFAQVSSAMVAANPHGGFNSYWPMPYRSGARLTLENLADEPVTVYYQLTYEEGATQDGSGYLHAHFRRSNPLPYKQTHPIVDGVTGSGHYVGTYLAWGVNSPGWWGEGEVKFYLDGDREQPDGAFPTICGTGTEDYFGGAWNFDVPGQGYTSYTTPYLGMPQVIAPDGLYRSQQRFGMYRWHVPDPIRFAQDLSVDVQALGWRPNHRYRPLTDDIASTAFFYLDRPTAERPPFPGREQLEVTGEPMAPMQ; encoded by the coding sequence ATGACATTCGACCTGGCGCGCCTCCGGGACGCGCGGACGCGTTCGATCTCCCCGGAGAACTTCGACGGCAGGAAGGGCGGTGGCGCGAGGGCCACCGAGGGCACCGGAGCCGACTGCGCCCGAGAGCTGGGCATCGGGTGGAAGATCTCGCCGAGTGTCGACATCGAGCCGGGAGCCACGTTCGTGCTGGCCGAGATCGACGGTCCGGGAGTCATCGAGCACCTCTGGGCGACGACACATCGGGACAACTGGCGCACCCTGGTGTTGCGCGCCTACTGGGACGGGGCGGCGGAGCCGGCGATCGAGGTGCCGTTCGGTGACTTCTTTGCCAACGGATGGGGGCAGTTCGCGCAGGTGTCGTCGGCGATGGTGGCGGCCAACCCCCACGGCGGCTTCAACAGCTACTGGCCGATGCCCTATCGCTCGGGTGCGCGGCTGACGCTGGAGAACCTCGCGGACGAGCCGGTGACGGTCTACTACCAGCTCACCTACGAGGAGGGTGCCACGCAGGACGGGTCCGGCTACCTGCACGCACACTTCCGGCGCTCCAATCCGTTGCCCTACAAGCAAACCCACCCGATCGTCGACGGCGTGACGGGCAGCGGTCACTACGTCGGCACCTATCTCGCCTGGGGCGTCAACAGCCCCGGCTGGTGGGGCGAGGGCGAGGTGAAGTTCTACCTCGACGGCGATCGTGAGCAACCCGACGGGGCGTTCCCGACGATCTGTGGCACCGGCACCGAGGACTATTTCGGCGGGGCCTGGAACTTCGACGTGCCGGGGCAGGGCTACACGTCCTACACGACCCCCTATCTGGGTATGCCGCAGGTCATCGCGCCCGACGGTCTCTATCGCTCGCAACAGCGCTTTGGGATGTACCGCTGGCACGTGCCCGACCCGATCCGCTTCGCACAGGACCTCTCGGTCGACGTGCAGGCGCTCGGCTGGCGGCCCAACCATCGCTATCGCCCGCTGACCGACGACATCGCCTCGACCGCGTTCTTCTACCTCGACCGGCCCACGGCGGAGCGTCCGCCATTCCCCGGCCGCGAGCAGCTGGAGGTCACCGGCGAGCCGATGGCCCCGATGCAGTGA
- a CDS encoding FGGY-family carbohydrate kinase, whose product MTTPAVLGVDIGTSSSKGVLVGLDGRVLAQAARAHRVDRPHPGHVEMDGRIWWDEFRSLAAELVTADIGVVAVGVSGMGPCVLLADEEDQPVRPAILYGVDTRAGKQIDELDAEYGAQEILRRGGSALTSQAAGAKIAWVRENEPDAYARARRLFMPASWLVRRLTGAYVLDHHSASQCTPMYDLRDADWAQPWAAQVAPGIELPRLRWAGEAAGTVTAAAAAETSLPQGIPVITGTIDAWSEAISVGAHEVGDLMLMYGTTMFLVNTVREPIAVPSLWGPVGALPGTFSLAGGMSTTGAITAWLQELYGAPDFATLTEEAAQVAPGSDGLLMLPYFAGERTPIMDPQARGVIAGLTLSHGRAHLYRSALEATAFGVRQNIETMLDAGADLDRVVAVGGGAASDLWPQIVSDVTGREQVLPQRTIGASYGAAFLAASLVGTPSIEEWNPPRGTSRPDAARHRVYDRMYPLYRRLYDETRDVVHALADLHSSPD is encoded by the coding sequence ATGACCACACCGGCCGTGCTCGGGGTCGACATCGGGACCTCCAGCAGCAAGGGCGTGCTGGTCGGTCTCGACGGACGCGTGCTGGCGCAGGCTGCGCGGGCGCACCGGGTGGACCGTCCCCACCCGGGTCACGTCGAGATGGACGGCCGCATCTGGTGGGACGAATTCCGCAGTCTCGCAGCCGAACTCGTGACGGCCGACATCGGCGTTGTCGCGGTCGGAGTGAGCGGCATGGGGCCGTGCGTCCTGCTCGCCGACGAGGAGGACCAGCCCGTGCGGCCGGCGATCCTTTACGGCGTCGACACCCGCGCCGGGAAGCAGATCGACGAGCTCGACGCAGAGTACGGGGCGCAGGAGATCCTGCGGCGCGGCGGTTCGGCACTGACGAGCCAGGCCGCAGGCGCGAAGATCGCCTGGGTGCGGGAGAACGAACCCGACGCCTATGCGCGCGCACGCCGGCTTTTCATGCCGGCGTCGTGGCTGGTCCGAAGGCTCACCGGCGCATACGTCCTGGACCATCATTCGGCCAGCCAGTGCACGCCGATGTACGACCTGCGCGACGCGGACTGGGCGCAGCCGTGGGCCGCGCAGGTCGCGCCGGGGATCGAGCTCCCGCGGTTGCGCTGGGCCGGCGAGGCGGCCGGCACCGTCACTGCGGCCGCTGCCGCCGAAACTTCTCTGCCGCAAGGGATCCCGGTCATCACCGGCACCATCGACGCGTGGTCGGAGGCAATCAGCGTCGGCGCACACGAGGTCGGCGATCTGATGCTGATGTACGGCACCACCATGTTTCTCGTCAACACCGTGCGGGAGCCGATCGCGGTGCCGTCGCTCTGGGGCCCGGTCGGCGCGCTGCCCGGCACGTTCAGCCTAGCCGGCGGCATGTCGACGACCGGTGCGATCACCGCCTGGCTGCAAGAGCTCTACGGCGCCCCTGACTTCGCCACGCTCACCGAGGAGGCGGCGCAGGTCGCCCCCGGGTCGGACGGTCTGCTGATGCTCCCCTACTTCGCGGGCGAGCGGACCCCGATCATGGACCCGCAGGCGCGGGGCGTGATCGCCGGACTGACGCTCTCGCACGGGCGGGCGCACCTCTACCGATCTGCGCTGGAGGCAACGGCATTCGGGGTCCGGCAGAACATCGAGACGATGCTGGACGCGGGTGCGGACCTGGACCGTGTCGTCGCCGTCGGCGGCGGTGCGGCCAGCGACCTGTGGCCGCAGATCGTCAGCGACGTCACCGGTCGCGAACAGGTGCTCCCGCAGCGCACCATCGGCGCGTCATACGGTGCCGCCTTCCTGGCCGCCTCGCTCGTCGGCACGCCGTCGATCGAGGAGTGGAACCCGCCGCGCGGCACGTCCCGGCCCGATGCCGCGCGGCACCGCGTCTACGACCGGATGTACCCCCTCTATCGGCGCCTGTATGACGAGACGCGCGACGTCGTGCATGCCCTGGCGGACCTGCACTCCTCGCCCGACTGA